One Lepisosteus oculatus isolate fLepOcu1 chromosome 4, fLepOcu1.hap2, whole genome shotgun sequence genomic window, TAAATGAGGCATCATTCAACATTTCTTCACTTCATAGTCAGATCAGAGCCAGACCAGTACTGTGGAGGTGAGATCAGACACCACTGACCTGCTCCTGATCAGCACTGCTGTGCTGTCGAACACAATACAGAGTCTGACTGGTAGAGACAGTGGGGAGACCAAGCTCACCTTTCTGAAGGGCTCTATTCCTCTGTCTCTGCCCACAGGCCAGGGCAGCAGCCACGAACAGCAGGGCTCCCAGGACGATGCAGACTGTCCACAGAGAGGACTGGCCTCCTGGAGCCTGAGGGGCTGGTCTGGGCTTTGGGGGATCTGAGACAGAGGAGGAAACaggctgatgtttttttttttctgagcattTTCCAAGTTGTCTACGGTAAGGATGATCTGATGCAAAGGAGATGTTGTTCCAAGTGCAGCTGGCCCTAATTAACTCCCATTACCCAATTACCACACCACACCCCTTCCCTCACTACTTAAACCCTCTGCTCACCTTGTTCACTGCTCGGTATTAGGAATCTTCCCCCCTCCTGAGCTCTCGTTACTGACAACCTTTGACATCTTGCGCTCTCGGACCACGCCTATCAGACCCCTTTCCAGCTTCTACCTTTCGACCATTCTTTTGTCTCCTCTCTGGACTCGACTACGCCTGGACCTATCGACTTCCCTCCTGCCTCGCCCTTCTCAGACTCCTTGGCCCGGATTCCATCAGAGACCTGCACGGGGTTCGTAATACTCGCCATAACAGATGTCAGTCGCACAAAGAATCACTGAGTCAAGCTTGAAACCATATGaagctaaatatatttttccctGATATATTGTACTTGTTAACTGCAGAAAACAGGGATcagaaatgtttgaaaatgatGTATTCAAGATGCCACTAGCTCTCTCTCTGCACTCACCAGCACAGCGAACCCCTGCTCTCCTCCTGTGCTGGCAGTCGCTCTGCCCCAGTGCGGCGTGCTCACAGTCCCACAGGTGGAGTTCGCTGCCCCTGCAGGTCACCTCGTCCAGCCACACCGTCCCGTTCCCCTCCCCCCAGGAGGCCTCTGTCCCAGCGCTCACtgcctccccacagcccagctgcctGCACACCACCTGGGCGTCCcgcaggtcccaggagtcatcgCACACCGTCCCCCAGGAGCCCCCGTACAGCACCTCCACCCGGCCAGAGCAGGCGCTGGGACCCCCGGACAGTTTTATCCTCTCTGGCTCTGGGTGCGACAGAAGCAAAAAAGAGATTAGACAGATAATACTGATGATTTTGAGCACAAAATGTGTTGCAAATTAAAACCAATGAAAAAATCAGAAGTCAAGAGTGGGTCCCTGGATCAGGACTGGGAACCTCTGAACTATAATATATAAAGCTGGTGCTGGCCTGAAGATGAGAAGTGAACGGGATATTGTTCCAGCTGTTGTAAGACACAACATGATCAGGTGTCATGAGtgggggtgctgtgtgcagtACAGGGAGGTACAGATGGGATAGAAGACATCTTGAGCTGTGCAGGTGTAACAGGCTATGATCTGGGGTAAAGCTTGCTGTTAAAGTCCTTAAACTAATGAAGAAGGCAGACATATACCCTACACTTACTTTCTAAGTGTAGATTTTTTAATACTTAAGTAGCTGCACTGATAAGTGTCTTGCTATGCAGTGTTGTACTACTGGATGTGATCAGAAAAGAGCCTGTAGTTTCTCTAGTCCTGATGTATCCTAGTTACAGCACTCGGTGTGCAATCAGACTCACTGGCACAGGACACTCCTGCATCCTCTTTGTGGCGGCAGTCGCTCTGCCCCAGTGCGGTGTGCTCACAGTCCCACAGGTGGAGTTCGCTGCCCCTGCAGGTCACCTCGTCCAGCCACACCGTCCCGTTCCCCTCCCCCCAGGAGGCCTCTGTCCCAGCGCTCACtgcctccccacagcccagctgcctGCACACCACCTGGGCGTCCcgcaggtcccaggagtcatcgCACACCGTCCCCCAGGAGCCCCCGTACAGCACCTCCACCCGGCcagagcagttactgacccctCCCACGAGCCGcagcctctctgtctctgcaggGAGAAGGGGACAAGAGAGTCAGGTCTGGGCAATCATTCAAAGCTCTCTGGTGAAATTTGGTAAATTAATTTGCACCCAGGAAGGCAATAATCAAGGAAAACTGAGAGTGGAGAACACACACTCCATTCCCTTTGATAATCGAAACCTATAAGGAGAATCCTCAACTGTAAAGCAAAATTCTATGTCAGGGGCCCCCTCAGGTCCCATCCATAAGGAAAAAGCTGTGGCTCCTACTTCACATGAGACAAGACTAACATCCAGCACACTGAAGAGCAGGGAAACAGAAGTCTCCCATCACCATGATGTTACCTGGACAGTGGGGCTGATCTGGGTCTTCAGTACAAGGTCTTGGGGTGGTGACAGCTGGTTTAGCTGTTTTACCTGTAAAGAATTGAATTAGAGATCCTTAAGGTACAAAGTATTACACAAGGGGAAGGAAATTGGAGTGGAATTTAAAAGCAATTTCAGTCACTGTGGAAAGGTATATAATGCTTCGAAAATCATGgaagcagtaaaagaaaatttaTATCTGTAAAACACTCTACCTGTGCAAATTAAACCTGCTACGTCTCTGTCAGTACAGTTGTTCTCTCCCCAAGGGGAATGGGAGCACTGCCACAGTGACACGTCATGCTTTTTACACTGAACGTCATCAAGCCATTTGAGACCTGACCCATCGTCAGGGGTATAAAAGTCAATGAAACCCCCACAGTTCAGCTGGTGACATATCAGTGAAGCTGTGTGAGAGTCCATGCGGTTTTGACAGATGTTTCCCCAGGTGCCGTTGTAGAAGACCTCAGCTCTCCCAGCGCACTCAAACTGCTCGCTCACCAGCCTCAGCTGCTTGAACTCTGGGGAGAGAGATGGTTAATAAGGATTGATAATTAACTACACTGCAATCTTTCTATTGAAAAATATTTGCTCCTATTTATACAACTGGGTATTTTAATACAGCAATACCAGAGCAGTATGTTGCTCAGGAGTCACCCAGGATTTGGAGCCACAGCTTTCCAGTGACAAGTCCACAATCCTACCCACTGTGCCACAGTGCTGcccaggggagagagacagacagcaggcaCTGGACCTGGGGGATCACAGCTCACAGTAGTTGGTTTACTATATTTGAGTTGAACAAGTTAAAAgtttgactgaaattaaatttctTACAAATTCAAAAAAAGGATTCTACTTCCACATTCTGTGCCATAGTGGCCCTCGTGATCACTGAGTGTCCTTCCTTCACAAGTGACTAATATTGACTAAATATCTTTGGTGATGAGGAATGTTGTTGTCACACCTGAGCACACTATGGTCACGTCCTCCTTGTGTCCACAGTCGTGCTGACCCCAGGGTCTGGAGGGACACTCCCACAGAGACGACTCGTTCCCCAGACAGcccacctcgtccagccagatgggtCCGGCGCCCTGGCTGAAGGACACTGGCGCTGGGGCGCGGACGGCCGTCCCACACCGGAGCTGCCTGCACACCACCTGAGAGTCcgccaggtcccaggagtcatcgCACACCGTCCCCCAGGAGCCCCGGTGATACACCTCCAGCCGCCCAGCACAGGGGCTCTCCGCCCCGGACAGCCGGAGGAGCCCGTGTTCTGTGGGAGAGGAAAACAGCAGGAACTCTGCTCACTCTTGTGTGTTTGAACTCTTtcactgagacacagagaggaAACGACAGGATCTCTCTTGGGAAGGAAGTACAGTGAGAGACCTCTTTCACTTTCTATCAAGGAAAGAAGTGTTTTCTACAACAATCCACAACACTAAAAATTCTTAATGATTTCTTCTTTATAAATCTGCAGTGTGTGTTTCGGGCAGGAGTGTTGTCCTGCAGACGGACTCACTCTCACAGAGCACTCCCACGTCACTCCCGGAGCTACAGCTGACCGGCTGTGGGCGGCTGCAGTTCCCCAGGTGAGTCTCGTTCCCGGAGCACGAGACGCCCGAGAAGCACACGTCACTGCGGCCCGGCCCGTAGCGAGAGGAGCTGGAGGTCTCTAGAGCCGAACcgcagcccagctgtctgcagagcACCGAGGCGGCAGAGTCTGTCCAGGACGAGTCCAGCAGTCGCCCCCACTTGCCGCTGGAGAAGACTTCCACCCGCCCGTCACAGCGCCCGGCTCCTCCCACCAGCCTGACCCCTCCCGCCGCTCCTGGCAGAGTCAGACAGTACAGGAGACAGACAGGagtttaacagtgaaaaagagcCGTATCTAAATACTGTGGGAGCTTTCATCACTTCACCAGAATCGCAGCATTTACAATGTTTACACAAACACTCGTATTTCAGTAACTGCGTATTATGTCATAACCTTATTTTTGCAAATATATCTATAACATATGCGTTAGTAATCTAAAAAtcctaattttaaaaaacaatgcacaGATTCACAAATAGCTGTAACAACTGAATATAAAATGAGCACAGATATACAAAAGCTTGTGATAGTTTATCACGTATGTATTATATAGTTTAACTGCCCAAAATGCCACAATATAATACCAATAATATAATCCTAATAATAGtaatttgaataaattaaataatgccCTTTTTTATTAGTAAAAACACTTGATCTAATGAGTAGCTCTTACAGTACCTCAATGTGGAAGGTCTTTCCTGAGACTTTTTATAGTCCGGTAGAGAGCAGGACTCACCAGAGCAGACGACTCCCACATCTCTGCTGTGACTGCAGGAGCTGTGAGCCCATGGAGAGATGGGACAGTGTCTTAGCTCAGTCTCGGTGCCCTCACAGTCGAACACATCGGTCCACGTGGAGCCATTGCCCTGTCCGAATCTGGCCGGGCCCAGGACTGCTTCAGCATAGCCGCAGTTCAGCTGCTGACAGAGGACTGTGGCGTCCCGGAGGTCCCAGCCCTGATCGCAGACTGTCCCCCACTGACCCCCCAACTTCATCTCCACTCTGCCAGAGCACCGGTCAGGACCGCTGGCCAGCCTGAAGTCAGTGTAGCCTGGACACAGGACATGGGACACGGGACACAGGACATGGCAGATAGGACAGGACAGTGAGTGGTGTCACGGAGAGCAGAAGAGTTACCACCATAAGATAATGTTGGAATAACTAACATATTTTATAGGTCTTTGTATTCATGAGAAAAAAttacataatataataattaggttatttttaattttcaggaaTTAATACTCATGTAATCAATATTTCAGTCATATTATTACCATAAACTAAGAATTAGCAAATATGGACTTT contains:
- the LOC107077254 gene encoding deleted in malignant brain tumors 1 protein-like, yielding MQVLMHILDGCIWRTIQLIGNRTQGRLEVNRGGTWGSVCSQSVDSRDADVVCRELGCGVSRAVLGGASSGQGTGPVWADEIQCRGDEEKLAHCPVLKREQHNCTHADDVTIVCSGCQDVRLVDHGSDCDGRVEVFKNGQWGTVCASEWSPAAGKVVCDQLSCGDFLSSYHSPGKSGPIVLNGVQCNGTESSLLDCESDPQVSQSCTHDQDIRVECSGHSTRLIGNRNQGRLEVNRGGSWRSVCSQSVDSRDADVVCRELGCGVSRAVLGGASSGQGTGPVWADEIQCRGDEEKLAHCPVLKREQHNCTHADDVSIDCSGCEDLRLVGFGNRCDGRVEIFKNGQDADVVCRELRCGVSRAVLGGASSGQGTGPVWADEIQCRGDEEKLAYCPVLKREQHNCTHADDVSIICSGYTDFRLASGPDRCSGRVEMKLGGQWGTVCDQGWDLRDATVLCQQLNCGYAEAVLGPARFGQGNGSTWTDVFDCEGTETELRHCPISPWAHSSCSHSRDVGVVCSGAAGGVRLVGGAGRCDGRVEVFSSGKWGRLLDSSWTDSAASVLCRQLGCGSALETSSSSRYGPGRSDVCFSGVSCSGNETHLGNCSRPQPVSCSSGSDVGVLCEKHGLLRLSGAESPCAGRLEVYHRGSWGTVCDDSWDLADSQVVCRQLRCGTAVRAPAPVSFSQGAGPIWLDEVGCLGNESSLWECPSRPWGQHDCGHKEDVTIVCSEFKQLRLVSEQFECAGRAEVFYNGTWGNICQNRMDSHTASLICHQLNCGGFIDFYTPDDGSGLKWLDDVQCKKHDVSLWQCSHSPWGENNCTDRDVAGLICTGKTAKPAVTTPRPCTEDPDQPHCPETERLRLVGGVSNCSGRVEVLYGGSWGTVCDDSWDLRDAQVVCRQLGCGEAVSAGTEASWGEGNGTVWLDEVTCRGSELHLWDCEHTALGQSDCRHKEDAGVSCAKPERIKLSGGPSACSGRVEVLYGGSWGTVCDDSWDLRDAQVVCRQLGCGEAVSAGTEASWGEGNGTVWLDEVTCRGSELHLWDCEHAALGQSDCQHRRRAGVRCADPPKPRPAPQAPGGQSSLWTVCIVLGALLFVAAALACGQRQRNRALQKEIAQREMTSLPYQDALYEEIDYKLYQQGQYKQHRKGSDLSGGLDYDDVADEDSKPPGSLSEDDLDYDDVKEGGETSVPGGVTEGDLDYDDVQEENGISIPEKVLSGRVSPEPSLLGDNEYDEPCEQSK